A window from [Limnothrix rosea] IAM M-220 encodes these proteins:
- a CDS encoding MAPEG family protein — translation MGLSVTTVLIYSLIGAVVLAYAPYVVTAIARVKMAKEMENSMEMFKKPRAYTESLPDYAKRANWAHQNGFEALIVYCASSLAAVATGVDSPLAIYAAIAFCVARALFSVFYIANIAPLRSMMFGVANLCNIVLFSLSVAAVQNL, via the coding sequence GTGGGTTTATCGGTTACCACGGTATTGATTTATTCGTTAATTGGGGCAGTGGTTTTAGCTTATGCCCCCTATGTCGTCACGGCGATCGCCCGTGTCAAAATGGCGAAAGAAATGGAAAATAGCATGGAAATGTTTAAGAAACCCCGTGCTTATACAGAGTCTTTACCGGACTATGCGAAACGAGCTAATTGGGCTCACCAAAATGGTTTTGAAGCGTTAATTGTTTACTGTGCTTCTTCCCTCGCTGCAGTGGCTACAGGGGTTGATTCTCCCTTAGCAATCTATGCGGCGATCGCCTTTTGTGTTGCGCGTGCTTTATTTTCAGTGTTTTATATTGCAAATATTGCCCCGCTGCGTTCGATGATGTTTGGTGTCGCGAATCTCTGTAACATCGTTTTATTTTCCCTCAGCGTCGCAGCTGTCCAAAACCTGTAA
- a CDS encoding tetratricopeptide repeat protein — MDNLLTAKRTTYRPLECRPDSYQGWYQQGNIRWQSGHIDEALLCFSRAIEYHPGDYWAWYKQAMAYEKLGLPHEAIDSYARACDISPENYWSWYDQGCLYMEKLANYDQAIACFEEAIKAHPEDYWCNYRLGECWRLLGRYSRAIAHYDQALELRPHDYWCWYRRGDALREWGQPEVALTSYDRALEAKSSDFWAWYQRGRILEELEQYNDAIECFEQALVDIPADADTWYEQAYCFAKIGDFHEAFNSLEAAIQLDPEVFFPQAEDEICFAPLWKMSRWDDLNDLYDALHID, encoded by the coding sequence ATGGATAACTTATTGACGGCGAAACGCACCACCTACCGACCCCTTGAGTGCCGTCCTGATAGCTATCAAGGCTGGTATCAACAGGGTAATATTCGTTGGCAATCAGGGCATATTGATGAAGCTCTATTGTGTTTTAGCCGTGCCATTGAATATCATCCCGGCGACTATTGGGCTTGGTACAAGCAGGCAATGGCCTATGAAAAATTAGGCTTGCCCCACGAGGCGATTGACAGTTATGCGCGCGCCTGTGACATTTCCCCTGAAAATTATTGGTCTTGGTACGATCAGGGTTGCCTCTACATGGAAAAACTTGCAAATTATGATCAGGCGATCGCCTGTTTTGAGGAAGCAATTAAAGCCCATCCAGAGGACTATTGGTGCAACTACCGTCTGGGTGAATGTTGGCGGTTATTAGGTCGTTATTCCCGGGCGATCGCCCATTATGACCAAGCTCTAGAGCTACGTCCTCACGACTATTGGTGTTGGTATCGCCGCGGAGATGCCTTGCGGGAATGGGGACAACCGGAAGTTGCCCTGACAAGCTATGACCGAGCCCTCGAAGCGAAATCCAGTGACTTTTGGGCTTGGTATCAACGGGGTCGCATCTTAGAAGAATTAGAACAGTACAACGACGCAATTGAATGTTTTGAACAAGCCCTTGTTGATATTCCCGCAGATGCAGATACTTGGTACGAACAGGCCTATTGCTTCGCGAAAATCGGTGATTTCCATGAGGCTTTTAATAGCCTAGAAGCGGCGATTCAGCTTGACCCAGAAGTTTTTTTCCCCCAAGCAGAAGACGAAATCTGCTTTGCGCCCCTCTGGAAAATGTCTCGTTGGGACGATTTAAACGATCTATACGATGCGTTGCATATTGATTAA
- a CDS encoding universal stress protein, whose protein sequence is MIRKILFADSGTGQVQDMLKNLLKLPAFRDTSVNILHVVKKSLTPDSEQSGYEEGGKLLAQAIQDLKLNPENVNTILRQGDPKDVVRAVAEEIDADLILMGSRGLKRLQSILSNSVSQYVFQLTNRPMLLVKDDIYVRTLKKVMVAIDKSDAAMYGLNLALQMVRDYPGCEVVLLRVNPDLPPNLALSQADMDANPTLEPAIKLAKQMGAKYRTLVVGGRPGATICTVAGEQDVDLLVLGSPDRRPSIAKTLPDLDRLLGTSLSDYVRVNSPCPVLLARTETSQ, encoded by the coding sequence ATGATTAGAAAAATTCTTTTTGCAGATTCTGGTACGGGGCAAGTCCAAGACATGCTCAAAAACCTCCTCAAGTTGCCAGCGTTTCGTGACACTAGTGTCAACATTTTGCACGTTGTCAAGAAAAGTCTCACGCCAGACTCTGAACAGAGCGGCTATGAAGAAGGGGGCAAACTACTGGCCCAAGCTATCCAAGATCTCAAGCTCAACCCTGAAAATGTCAACACCATTTTGAGGCAAGGTGATCCAAAGGATGTTGTGCGTGCTGTGGCTGAAGAAATTGACGCAGACTTAATTTTGATGGGGTCACGCGGTCTCAAGCGCCTCCAATCAATTTTGTCGAACTCTGTTAGTCAGTATGTTTTCCAGCTTACAAATCGTCCGATGCTTCTCGTGAAGGATGATATTTATGTCCGCACTCTAAAAAAAGTGATGGTGGCGATCGATAAGTCTGATGCAGCGATGTATGGTCTAAACCTTGCTCTACAAATGGTGCGAGATTATCCGGGCTGTGAAGTTGTTTTGTTGCGGGTGAACCCGGATTTGCCTCCTAATTTAGCGCTTTCCCAAGCAGATATGGATGCTAACCCCACCCTTGAACCGGCGATTAAGCTCGCGAAGCAAATGGGTGCAAAGTATCGCACCCTTGTTGTTGGTGGCCGCCCTGGGGCCACAATTTGTACTGTTGCTGGAGAACAGGATGTGGATCTTCTCGTGCTTGGTTCTCCCGATCGCCGTCCTTCGATTGCCAAAACGTTGCCGGACTTGGATCGTCTACTCGGGACTTCTCTGTCGGACTATGTGCGGGTAAATTCGCCTTGCCCAGTGTTGCTGGCACGTACTGAAACATCTCAGTAG
- a CDS encoding CHAT domain-containing protein, which produces MILSMQIHDTLSEDWARIQNYLGNAYFDRIVGDHIENIEIAISAHKKSLSIFTHKTSPEDWAIGQMNLANAYRIRLKGDYSENIEQAIVTYKKALKVFTYKTFPEKWAATQNNLAAAYNNRIDGDREKNIEQAIVTYKKALKVFTYKTFPERWAMTRHNLGIAYHFRIQGNRTDNLRLAATNYFQALEVYTSEEFPQQWASSQFHLVNVCSEFYADNPAFKEFTISGYLRVLETYTREALPEHWAMTQHNLATTYTKYNNVEQAISCYQKALEIYTKDNFPLDCLKSASNLGNLYFFTKQWFKTISSYRLAIDVIENSRNVVISDRRRQEIIAESIQVFANITQSHIELNQIDQALIYAERSKARNVTELLASRELYPKGDVDPEDIEKLKELRRRIPTLDRQLQVLEQSNRNDTNPLTQQAREQISAELKQARIELDKVLEKIKPIDPTFTLTQTVQPITFGDIQDLLDDQTAIVEWYITSEKTFAFLITKNQTQPILHTVKTETIAGAVQQYLELYDQTKRFTDSSAKEELEAVWINLREALQLDQILEQLQQFNLTKLILIPHRSLHFLPLHALPLVDDSCLLDKFPAGVSYAPSCQLLQVLERQEKPTNKDHFFAIKNPTEDLLFSELEVEAVSDYFQEVDILDRDNASETNFRTHTNLEKISHLHFSCHGTFNFQSPLNSALLLNKTANEEDNRLTLAEIFELNLPNCRLVTLSACETGITDLSSLGDEYIGLPSGFIYAGASAVISSLWPVNDLATAILLIKTYQNLKQDSLHVAVALNQAQQWMRTLTPEKGQAFIDSITPIVQRRLPEKKVQLFLISLKGVLLKPESDYRHPYYWAAFTVVGI; this is translated from the coding sequence ATGATTTTATCTATGCAGATCCATGACACACTTTCAGAAGATTGGGCAAGAATCCAAAATTATTTGGGTAACGCTTATTTTGACCGTATCGTTGGCGATCATATAGAAAATATTGAAATAGCTATTTCTGCTCATAAAAAGTCTCTCAGTATTTTTACTCATAAAACATCTCCAGAAGATTGGGCAATTGGGCAGATGAATTTAGCAAATGCTTACAGAATTCGTCTTAAGGGTGATTATTCAGAAAACATTGAACAGGCAATAGTGACTTATAAAAAAGCTCTTAAAGTATTTACCTATAAAACATTTCCAGAAAAGTGGGCTGCGACTCAGAATAATTTAGCTGCTGCCTACAATAACCGAATTGATGGTGATCGTGAGAAGAATATTGAACAGGCAATAGTGACTTATAAAAAAGCTCTTAAAGTATTTACCTATAAAACATTTCCAGAGAGGTGGGCGATGACACGACATAATCTAGGCATTGCTTACCATTTTCGTATTCAAGGCAATCGCACTGATAACTTAAGACTGGCAGCGACTAATTATTTTCAAGCTCTTGAAGTTTATACCAGTGAAGAATTTCCTCAGCAATGGGCAAGTTCCCAGTTTCATCTAGTTAATGTGTGCTCCGAGTTCTATGCAGATAATCCTGCATTTAAGGAATTTACTATATCAGGCTATCTTCGTGTCCTTGAAACTTACACTCGTGAGGCATTACCTGAACATTGGGCAATGACCCAGCATAATTTGGCGACTACTTACACGAAATATAACAATGTCGAACAAGCAATCAGCTGTTATCAAAAGGCTTTAGAAATTTACACTAAAGATAATTTCCCATTAGACTGCTTGAAATCTGCAAGTAATCTTGGAAATCTTTATTTCTTCACAAAACAATGGTTCAAGACTATTAGTTCATATCGGCTTGCAATAGATGTAATTGAAAATTCTCGTAATGTTGTAATTAGCGATCGCCGCCGCCAAGAAATTATTGCTGAGTCTATTCAAGTATTTGCAAATATTACTCAGAGTCATATTGAACTAAATCAAATTGATCAAGCTTTAATCTATGCTGAGCGCAGTAAAGCCCGTAATGTAACTGAACTGCTCGCTAGTCGTGAGCTTTATCCAAAAGGTGATGTTGATCCAGAAGATATCGAAAAGCTAAAAGAACTTCGTCGCCGAATTCCAACCCTAGATCGTCAGTTACAAGTCCTCGAACAATCCAATCGCAACGATACTAATCCTTTGACTCAGCAAGCCCGTGAACAGATTTCTGCTGAACTCAAACAAGCCCGAATCGAACTCGACAAAGTACTCGAAAAAATCAAGCCTATCGACCCGACTTTTACACTTACCCAGACCGTTCAACCCATCACCTTTGGTGATATTCAGGATTTACTGGATGACCAGACTGCCATTGTGGAGTGGTACATCACTTCAGAAAAAACCTTCGCTTTCCTCATCACAAAAAATCAAACTCAACCCATTCTCCACACCGTTAAAACTGAAACTATAGCAGGTGCTGTTCAACAATATTTAGAGCTGTATGACCAAACAAAACGTTTTACCGATTCGTCCGCAAAGGAAGAATTAGAAGCAGTCTGGATCAACCTCCGTGAAGCCCTTCAACTCGACCAAATCCTTGAACAACTCCAACAATTTAATCTCACCAAACTAATCCTCATTCCCCATCGCTCCCTGCATTTTCTGCCGCTCCATGCGTTGCCCCTAGTCGATGATAGTTGCTTACTGGATAAATTTCCTGCTGGGGTTAGCTACGCTCCCAGTTGTCAGCTCCTGCAAGTTCTTGAACGCCAAGAAAAACCCACCAACAAAGATCACTTTTTTGCGATTAAAAATCCCACCGAAGATCTACTCTTCTCAGAGTTGGAAGTAGAAGCTGTCAGTGACTATTTCCAAGAAGTCGATATCCTTGACCGCGATAACGCCTCAGAAACGAACTTCCGCACCCATACCAACTTAGAAAAAATAAGCCATCTCCATTTCTCCTGCCACGGCACATTTAATTTTCAGTCACCCCTCAACTCTGCCCTTCTCCTCAACAAAACCGCGAATGAAGAAGATAACCGCCTGACCCTTGCAGAAATTTTTGAGCTAAATTTGCCCAACTGTCGTCTTGTAACTCTCTCCGCCTGCGAAACCGGAATTACTGACTTAAGCTCTCTCGGTGATGAATATATTGGTTTACCCAGTGGCTTTATCTATGCCGGAGCCTCCGCTGTCATCAGTAGTCTTTGGCCAGTAAACGACCTAGCCACAGCAATTTTGCTTATTAAAACCTACCAAAACCTCAAACAAGATTCCCTTCATGTCGCCGTCGCCCTTAACCAAGCTCAACAGTGGATGCGTACCCTGACCCCAGAAAAAGGACAAGCATTTATCGATAGCATCACACCCATTGTGCAGCGAAGATTGCCAGAGAAAAAAGTCCAACTTTTCCTAATTTCACTCAAGGGCGTACTTCTCAAACCAGAGTCTGATTATCGACATCCTTATTACTGGGCAGCCTTTACCGTCGTGGGAATCTAA
- a CDS encoding transposase produces the protein MMLYKNTYRIASARLKGWDYRSNGFYFITICTYDRQHFFGEVVNGEMQLSAIGEIVAQEWIKTPQIRPYVIPDEWVVMPNHFHGIVAINNGFSADVQTFRRNVSTHPTRRNVSIHPTCRNVSTHPTRRNVSIHPTRRNVSIHPPLIRSRSPSHSKKFINPHPSISPYIRRSPPKIFKPASPSVQTTQQHTHNATGLKSKSLGAIIGQFKSVCTKQIWQLGYSDFRWQSRFYDHIIRDEIALHRIRQYIADNPQKWHQDRENTANLYM, from the coding sequence ATGATGCTATATAAGAATACATATCGCATTGCATCAGCACGTTTAAAGGGCTGGGATTATCGATCTAATGGATTTTATTTCATCACTATTTGCACCTATGACCGTCAACATTTTTTCGGGGAGGTGGTTAATGGCGAAATGCAATTATCGGCGATCGGTGAAATTGTTGCTCAGGAATGGATCAAAACCCCACAAATTCGACCATATGTAATACCAGATGAATGGGTGGTGATGCCTAATCATTTTCATGGGATCGTCGCCATTAATAACGGATTCTCTGCTGATGTACAGACGTTCCGGCGGAACGTCTCTACTCATCCAACCCGCCGGAACGTCTCTATTCATCCGACCTGCCGGAACGTCTCTACTCATCCAACCCGCCGGAACGTCTCTATTCATCCAACCCGTCGGAACGTCTCTATTCATCCGCCCCTTATCCGTAGCCGATCGCCATCCCATTCCAAAAAATTTATTAATCCCCATCCCTCTATATCGCCATATATCCGGCGATCGCCCCCCAAAATTTTCAAACCTGCATCTCCCTCTGTACAGACGACCCAACAACATACCCATAACGCAACGGGATTAAAATCCAAATCATTGGGCGCAATTATCGGACAATTTAAATCTGTATGTACTAAACAAATTTGGCAATTAGGATATTCTGATTTTCGATGGCAATCGCGGTTTTATGACCACATTATTCGCGACGAAATTGCATTACATCGCATTCGCCAATATATCGCTGATAATCCTCAAAAATGGCATCAAGATCGTGAAAATACCGCAAATTTATATATGTAA
- a CDS encoding DNA recombination-mediator protein A, protein MSQSLDIPTLDTLAQELAAIQQTGSKRIALLGTRHVPITHQHLIEMMSYALALGGNRIITSGATGTNSAAIKGVMRADSSLLTVILPQSLARQPRESRVQLEKVVHLVEHSENDSLSLGEASALCNSEIVSRCQQLICFAFHDSDTLLQTCKEAEEQRKLVTLFYFD, encoded by the coding sequence TTGAGTCAATCCCTAGATATTCCGACCCTTGATACCTTGGCGCAAGAGCTTGCTGCGATTCAGCAAACGGGCTCCAAACGTATTGCTCTTCTCGGTACGCGCCATGTCCCCATCACCCATCAACATCTGATTGAGATGATGAGCTATGCCCTTGCCCTTGGGGGAAATCGGATTATTACATCGGGTGCAACAGGCACCAATTCGGCAGCAATTAAAGGCGTGATGCGGGCGGACTCTAGTCTTTTAACTGTTATTTTGCCCCAGAGCTTGGCTCGTCAACCCCGCGAATCGCGGGTACAGCTGGAAAAGGTTGTTCATCTCGTTGAGCATTCTGAGAATGATAGTTTGAGCCTTGGGGAAGCGAGCGCCCTTTGCAATAGTGAAATTGTTTCCCGCTGCCAACAGCTTATTTGTTTTGCGTTTCACGATAGCGATACGTTGCTGCAAACTTGTAAGGAAGCGGAAGAACAACGGAAACTTGTCACCCTCTTCTATTTTGATTAG
- a CDS encoding DUF790 family protein — protein MLPSDLLLHRRQGESLVPKHLSLSKSAIALAAELIQCFEDCRGEPKKILQERLLEIEGESTDFKVKRGLAHLLKNHFSTFEIVSPLEPSLLREKVFTASCGGLPIPDRKMQVLEAIATELSKAHEREIFPHDVAEGLYADLPENHILTEFDAPEPKALIHRYNLSQTQGIFYKANYLIIHAHRNDPGEYKLLFRYLKLFQLMTYIEGEAETGFTITIDGPTSLFKPSTRYGLAIAKMLPALLHVSKWQLEAQLQYKDNYANTIRNSKFTLDDDCGLVSHYPPGKPYDSMLEASFVKSWQKLQTEWRLEREVDLIPLPGSVMIPDFRLVHPDGQEFLLEIVGYWRPEYLQKKFSKIRRADYPNLIVAISERLNLQKAGVNFKELPNHLIWFKQKLAAREVLKILDGRSPFKE, from the coding sequence ATGCTACCTTCTGATCTGCTATTACATCGTCGCCAAGGGGAGTCTCTCGTCCCAAAACATTTATCCCTCTCAAAGTCGGCGATCGCCCTTGCAGCGGAACTCATTCAATGTTTTGAAGATTGTCGCGGGGAGCCAAAAAAAATCCTACAGGAGCGATTATTGGAGATTGAGGGGGAAAGTACGGATTTTAAAGTGAAACGGGGTTTAGCCCATCTCCTCAAAAATCATTTTTCAACGTTTGAAATTGTTAGTCCCCTCGAACCAAGTTTATTGCGAGAGAAAGTTTTTACGGCATCCTGTGGGGGCTTGCCTATCCCAGATCGAAAAATGCAGGTATTAGAGGCGATCGCCACCGAATTAAGTAAAGCTCACGAACGGGAAATTTTTCCCCATGATGTCGCAGAAGGATTGTACGCAGACTTACCGGAAAATCACATTCTCACTGAATTCGATGCACCGGAACCTAAGGCACTAATTCATCGCTACAACCTTTCCCAAACCCAAGGCATTTTTTATAAAGCAAATTATTTGATAATCCATGCCCACCGCAACGATCCGGGTGAATATAAACTGCTCTTTCGCTATCTCAAACTCTTTCAACTAATGACCTATATCGAAGGCGAGGCAGAGACAGGTTTTACGATCACCATTGATGGTCCCACCAGTTTGTTTAAGCCCAGTACTCGCTACGGTTTGGCGATCGCCAAAATGCTGCCAGCCTTGCTGCACGTGAGTAAATGGCAGCTCGAAGCCCAACTGCAATACAAAGATAATTACGCCAATACCATTCGCAACAGTAAATTCACCCTCGACGACGACTGTGGCTTGGTCAGTCATTATCCACCGGGCAAACCCTACGATAGTATGCTCGAAGCGTCCTTTGTGAAAAGCTGGCAAAAACTCCAAACCGAGTGGCGACTAGAGCGAGAAGTCGACTTGATTCCGTTGCCCGGTAGTGTGATGATTCCAGATTTTCGCTTGGTGCATCCCGATGGGCAGGAGTTTCTGCTCGAAATTGTGGGCTACTGGCGACCAGAATATCTCCAGAAAAAATTCTCTAAAATTCGCCGTGCCGACTACCCAAACTTGATTGTCGCTATATCAGAACGCCTCAATCTCCAAAAAGCAGGTGTCAATTTCAAAGAACTACCCAATCACCTTATTTGGTTTAAACAAAAATTGGCTGCCCGCGAAGTCCTCAAAATACTCGATGGGCGATCGCCGTTCAAGGAATAA
- the menA gene encoding 2-carboxy-1,4-naphthoquinone phytyltransferase codes for MLTDKTASPAVPAQRLWLAAIKPPIYTVAITPIIVATAAAYGELGVFNGLRFGLFLFAAVCLIAWMNLSNDVFDSDTGIDINKASSFVNITGDRQLIFWLANGFLALGLGNVALISYLQQDWTTLGLLGLASAIAYTYQGPPFRLGYLGIGELVCFIAYVITGLGVFYSQAETLTPNACLASIWVALTTSIILFCSHFHQAEDDLAAGKRSPIVRLGTARGAEVLTYSLVMVLLFTCGLIALGIWSPWMLISFGSAPFALQLINHVRTNHADPEKVKNAKFFAVKFHFTSGILLAIAYILSYYDLSFLSVTGLTY; via the coding sequence ATGCTCACTGATAAAACAGCTTCCCCAGCAGTACCTGCTCAAAGGTTATGGCTAGCGGCAATAAAACCGCCGATCTATACGGTGGCTATTACACCGATTATTGTGGCGACGGCTGCTGCCTATGGTGAACTGGGAGTTTTTAATGGGTTGCGCTTTGGGCTATTTCTGTTTGCTGCGGTTTGTCTAATTGCTTGGATGAATTTGAGTAATGATGTCTTTGATTCTGATACGGGTATCGACATTAATAAAGCGTCTTCTTTTGTAAATATCACTGGCGATCGCCAACTGATTTTTTGGCTAGCCAATGGTTTCCTCGCACTGGGGTTAGGCAATGTTGCGCTCATTAGTTATCTCCAGCAGGATTGGACAACGCTAGGTTTGCTTGGTCTTGCGTCGGCGATCGCCTACACCTATCAAGGGCCACCCTTTCGACTGGGCTATTTAGGCATCGGCGAATTAGTCTGTTTTATTGCCTATGTGATCACCGGTTTAGGCGTGTTTTATAGCCAAGCTGAAACCCTTACGCCCAATGCTTGTCTTGCCTCGATTTGGGTTGCCCTCACCACGAGCATTATTTTATTTTGCTCCCACTTTCACCAAGCAGAAGATGATCTCGCAGCGGGCAAAAGATCTCCCATTGTGCGCCTTGGTACGGCTCGTGGTGCAGAAGTTTTAACCTACAGTCTTGTTATGGTTCTCCTGTTTACTTGTGGTCTAATCGCCCTCGGCATTTGGTCGCCTTGGATGCTCATTAGCTTCGGTAGCGCGCCCTTTGCCCTGCAACTGATCAACCATGTCCGTACCAATCACGCTGACCCGGAAAAAGTAAAAAACGCCAAATTCTTCGCCGTAAAATTTCACTTCACCAGCGGCATACTCTTGGCGATCGCCTACATTTTGTCCTACTACGATCTCAGCTTTCTCAGCGTGACCGGCTTAACCTATTAA
- a CDS encoding energy-coupling factor transporter transmembrane component T family protein: MDLMRSLPIGLYLEQPRTWLHRLDPRTKLVWLMTFLIAPILANNPWRLGLVGLLIFITLTARIPLRVWKQQMGLLLLFCVVLFVMTLVAPDGLVLDHQPRLPAEDVAIAQPYEYVMWQFNFIKVTRLKLDLGIRLSSQIFTLLYSTNLYLLTTASEEITAGLEYIFAPLKRFKLPVTETLLTLTLSLRFIPLVLEEIQNLIRSVRTRAINWKKLGLKQGFQLWLMVSEKLLENLLMRAEQISTAMDIRGFTTPSRHQVQWHQLRLHIWDWIFLFCLVPFWYCRILFGMRLL, translated from the coding sequence ATGGATTTAATGCGGTCGCTACCGATTGGGTTGTATTTGGAGCAGCCTCGCACTTGGCTTCATCGTCTCGACCCCCGTACCAAGTTGGTTTGGTTGATGACATTTCTCATTGCCCCAATTTTGGCGAACAACCCTTGGCGTTTAGGACTGGTTGGATTATTGATCTTCATTACGCTCACGGCACGGATTCCACTGCGAGTCTGGAAACAGCAAATGGGATTACTCTTACTTTTTTGCGTCGTTCTTTTTGTAATGACGTTGGTTGCGCCGGATGGATTAGTGTTAGATCATCAGCCTCGTTTGCCTGCTGAAGATGTGGCGATCGCCCAGCCCTACGAATATGTCATGTGGCAATTCAACTTTATTAAAGTCACCCGTCTCAAATTAGATCTAGGGATTCGTCTCAGTAGCCAAATTTTCACCTTACTCTACAGCACAAATCTATATCTACTCACTACCGCTTCAGAAGAGATTACAGCAGGCTTAGAATATATTTTTGCGCCGCTGAAACGATTTAAATTACCCGTTACCGAGACGCTTTTAACCCTGACCCTTTCACTGCGATTCATTCCTTTAGTTTTAGAAGAAATCCAAAACCTGATTCGCTCTGTGCGAACCCGTGCAATTAACTGGAAAAAACTAGGTTTAAAACAAGGCTTTCAATTATGGTTAATGGTTTCCGAAAAACTTCTCGAAAATTTGCTCATGCGTGCCGAACAAATCTCGACAGCAATGGACATTCGTGGCTTCACAACGCCTAGTCGACATCAAGTGCAATGGCATCAACTGCGTCTTCACATATGGGATTGGATCTTTTTGTTTTGTCTCGTTCCTTTTTGGTACTGTCGTATTTTGTTCGGGATGCGTTTACTTTAA
- a CDS encoding ribonuclease HII, whose translation MPLIAGVDEVGRGCLFGSVFAAVVVISPEQERQLWDVGVKDSKKLSEKKRELLVPHIKDIVTDWAIASASVAEIDEINILQATFLAMGRAVENLKIKPDHCLIDGNKLIPNFAYSQEALVKGDAKSGAIAAASILAKVARDQEIIALAETYPQYDLASNKGYGTKKHRQAILQYGLTSEHRQSFKIKELKQLSLKLD comes from the coding sequence ATGCCATTAATTGCAGGTGTCGATGAAGTGGGACGGGGCTGTTTATTCGGCTCCGTTTTTGCTGCGGTTGTCGTGATTTCGCCAGAGCAAGAACGACAATTGTGGGATGTTGGCGTTAAGGACAGTAAAAAGCTCTCTGAAAAAAAACGAGAATTACTGGTTCCGCACATTAAAGACATCGTGACTGATTGGGCGATCGCCTCAGCTTCTGTAGCAGAAATTGACGAGATTAATATCCTGCAAGCCACATTTTTAGCAATGGGTCGAGCCGTAGAAAATTTAAAAATCAAACCCGACCACTGTCTGATTGACGGCAATAAACTGATTCCCAATTTTGCCTATTCCCAAGAAGCGTTGGTGAAGGGTGATGCTAAATCCGGGGCGATCGCCGCCGCAAGTATTTTGGCAAAAGTAGCCCGAGACCAAGAAATTATCGCGTTAGCTGAGACCTATCCTCAATACGATTTAGCCAGCAATAAAGGCTACGGGACAAAGAAACATCGCCAAGCAATTTTGCAGTATGGTTTAACGTCGGAACATCGCCAATCTTTCAAAATCAAAGAACTCAAACAGCTTTCTCTAAAACTGGATTAG
- a CDS encoding YajQ family cyclic di-GMP-binding protein, producing the protein MASTNSFDVVSDFDRQELVNTIDQALRDVKTRYDLKDTKTTIELGEDTITINTASDFTLDAVQTILVTKAVKRSLSPKLFDYGDPESASGGRIRQVITLRRGISKDDAKKITKMVKTDFKKVQASIQGDSVRVSSKSKDDLQAVMQAIRDLDFPMPIQFNNYR; encoded by the coding sequence ATGGCTTCTACAAATTCCTTTGATGTTGTGAGTGACTTTGACCGCCAAGAGTTAGTCAATACTATCGATCAGGCCCTGCGTGATGTGAAAACTCGCTACGATCTGAAGGATACAAAAACAACCATTGAGCTAGGCGAAGACACGATCACCATTAACACGGCGAGTGATTTTACGTTGGATGCGGTGCAAACAATTTTGGTGACAAAGGCTGTTAAGCGCAGTCTATCGCCGAAGCTATTCGATTATGGCGATCCGGAATCGGCGAGCGGTGGCAGAATTCGTCAGGTGATTACCCTGCGCCGTGGTATTTCTAAGGATGACGCAAAAAAAATCACCAAAATGGTGAAAACTGATTTTAAAAAGGTACAGGCTTCCATTCAAGGGGATTCGGTACGGGTTTCGAGTAAATCCAAAGATGATTTGCAGGCAGTGATGCAGGCCATCCGCGACCTCGATTTTCCGATGCCCATTCAATTTAATAATTACCGATGA